The genomic region TACGATTTGGCCGTCCTTTTCCGCTGTCCCCGCCTGGAACACGCAGACATCCTTAATTTTCTCGGCTTCTTCGATGCCGGTTATGACTTTTCCTTTTTCGTAATCGTCCGGGTACCCGCCCGACGCCATAACAACGCATACGGAGGCTCGGCTGTCCCATTCGAGTGTGATTTTATCGAGCGTCCCGTCGCAGGTCGCCAGCATTGCTTCGAGCAAATCGCTTTTTAGTCTTGTCAGAATCGGCTGGGTTTCAGGGTCTCCGAACCGGACATTGAATTCGAGTGTTCGCGGTCCGCCCTGGGTAATCATAATGCCCGCGTAGAGAACGCCTTTGTACGGCGTACCGTTTCTGTTCATTCCGTCGACGGTCGGCACGAGTATTTCCCGTGTAATCTGGTCCATGAGTTTATCCGTAACAACAGGTGCAGGGCTGTATGCTCCCATACCGCCTGTATTCGGCCCGGTATCTCCGTCTCCGATAGCCTTATGGTCCTGCGAACTTTCAAGGACATAGATATTTCTTCCGTCAACCAGCGCCAGTATCGACGCTTCCTGTCCGAGCAGTTTATCTTCGACAAGAACTTTTTCACCGGCCTTTCCGAATAATTTTCCTTCCATAATTTTTTCAGCGGCGAGAATTCCCTCCGACGGCTCATCGCAGACGAACACTCCTTTGCCCTTGGCAAGTCCGGTAGCCTTTATCACGACCGCTTCATCTCTGCTTGCGATATAGGCTTTTGCGTCCTGAAAGTTATCGAATGTTCGGCTCTCCGCGGTGGGTATTGCGTTTGCCTTCATAATTTGTTTTGAGAAAGCCTTATCGGCCTCGAGTTGTGCCGCTTCTCCGCTTGG from Phycisphaerae bacterium harbors:
- the purD gene encoding phosphoribosylamine--glycine ligase → MNVLLVGNGGREHAIAWKLAQSKELKKLFIAPGNPGTAKCGTNIDIKADDYDKLLAFAKDNKIGLAVIGPEDPLAAGLVDRFEKAGIKAFGPSGEAAQLEADKAFSKQIMKANAIPTAESRTFDNFQDAKAYIASRDEAVVIKATGLAKGKGVFVCDEPSEGILAAEKIMEGKLFGKAGEKVLVEDKLLGQEASILALVDGRNIYVLESSQDHKAIGDGDTGPNTGGMGAYSPAPVVTDKLMDQITREILVPTVDGMNRNGTPYKGVLYAGIMITQGGPRTLEFNVRFGDPETQPILTRLKSDLLEAMLATCDGTLDKITLEWDSRASVCVVMASGGYPDDYEKGKVITGIEEAEKIKDVCVFQAGTAEKDGQIVTAGGRVLGVTALGNTIAEAKAKAYEAVEKIKFEKAYYRKDIADKAIKTKK